CGGATCGGGTGTCCGCGCCGAACCGGACGGCGACTGTCGTAGCTGCGGGTGAAACCTTCACCGGATTGCTCGACATGCCGGCCTATGTCCCCTCCTCCGGAGCCCTGACCAGCAAGTTGGTGAGCGTCTTCCCAGGTAACACCGGAACCGAACACCCAGTCCGGCAAGCGATCGTCGTGGTGTTCGATCCCCGGACCGGTACTCCGGCGGCGGTCCTGGACGGCACCTCGCTCACCGCAGCCCGGACCGCCGCGTGCTCGGCCTTGTCGGCCCGGTTACTGGCACGCGCGGATTCGGAGATTCTTGCGATCCTGGGTACCGGTGTACAGGCCCGCGCCCACGCCCGCTTCGTATCCCGGGTGCGGCCGTTCCGGCAGGTTCGCGTGGCGGGCAGCGATCGCGATCGGACCGCTGCCGCGGCGGCGGCGCTGGCCGCCGAACTCGACGTCGAGGTGGCGGCGGCACCCTTCTACCAGGAGGCGCTCGACGGCGCGGATGTCGTCTGTGGCGCCACTTTCGCCGCAGAACCGGCGATCCGCCGGGCCTGGCTGGCGCCGGGCACCCATGTGACCTCTGTCGGCTACCACCCCAGCGGCCGCGAAGTGGACGACGAGACGATCGCCGAGGCCCTGTTGTTCGTCGAATCCCGCGACGCCGCACTGCAAGCGATCCCACCCAACCGGGATCTGGCCGAACCTCTCCAGCGCGGCCTCATCTCCGCCGCCGATATCCGCGCCGAACTGGGCGAACTGGTGGCGGGCACGGCTGTCGGCCGCACCGACGATCGGCAGCTCACCCTCTACAAATCCGTCGGTGTGGCGGTTCAGGACGCCGCCGCGGCGGCGCTGGTACTCAGCGTCGCCCAGGAACGCGGGCTCGGTGTCCACGCGCCCATGTGAGTGCCACCCGAAGGTCGGCGGAGTTCAGCCGCGCGCCATATCCACGAAACGGCTCAAATGCAGCTGGTGCGCAACGGTAATCGTGGCGGTGGGTCCATTGCGGTGTTTACCGAGAATAAGATCGGCTTCGCCGCCGCGCGGATCGTCACGTTCGAAGGCATCGGGCCGGTGCAGCAGGATAACCATGTCCGCATCCTGTTCGAGCGAGCCCGACTCGCGCAGGTCGGACACCATGGGGCGCTTATCGGTTCGCTGTTCCGGACCACGGTTCAGCTGACTGATCGCGACCACCGGCACTTCCAATTCCTTGGCCAGCAGCTTCAGGCTTCGGGAGAATTCCGAGACTTCCTGCTGCCGGGATTCGACCTTCTTGCCGGAGGTCATCAGCTGCAGATAGTCGACGATCACGAGCCGCAGGTCATGGCGCTGTTTGAGGCGACGTGCCTTGGCCCGGATCTCCATCATGGTCAGGTTCGGTGAATCGTCCACGAACAGCGGAGCTTCACTGATCTCGCTCATCCGCCGCGCGAGTTTCGTCCAGTCGTCGTCGCTCATCCGCCCGGCGCGCATATCGCCGAGTTTGATCTTCGCCTCGGCCGACAGCAGACGCATCACGATCTCGGTCCGGCTCATCTCCAGCGAGAAGATGACGCTGGCCAGACCATGCTTGATCGAGCAACTCCGCATGAAATCCATACCGAGAGTGGAGTTGTGGGTAGGAATCATGGAGCGACCGGCGAGGTAGAGATGGTCGGCGTTGTCGACCTCGACGCACCGCACCGGAACCGTATCGACTTTGCGGACGTCGACGATCTGGCGTTCCGGCCGTCCCGGGGTCGCCGGGATCCGGTGATCGAGCTGGCCGGCCATATCGCGCAGGGTGGATTCGATCTCGAGGGTGGTTCGGACCCTGGGCCGCGTCGCGCCCGATCGAGCCATCGTCAGCCACTGATGTTCGGCATCGGCGACAAGTACCGCCCCGTCCGAGAACTCGACCTCGTAGCACGGGCGTTCGGTCATCGTCTCCGTTGCCGCGAGTACCCGAGTGGACTGCCCGTGCGCGTCGAGCAACTCGTCGCCGACAGCGACCGCACCCATCGTCGTCCAGCCCGAAGGCGTCGGCAGCGGGGTGTCCAGGGCCAATGCCTTACCCACACCGGGACGCGCCGCGACGATGATCATCTGGCCCGGGTGCAGGCCGTTGGTGACCTCGTCGAGTTCGGTGAAACCGGTTGGCACGCCGAGGGAGATGCCGCCGCGGCTGGCGATGGAGTCGATCTCGTCCATCGTGGGCTGGAGGAGTTCCTCCAGGGGCATGAAGTCTTCGCTGGAGCGGCGCTCGGTGACCTCGTAGATCTCGGCCTGGGCGCGGTCCACCACCTCGGCGACGTCCTGGCCGTCGGCGCCGGCGTAGCCGAATTGGACGATGCGGGTTCCGGCCTCGACCAGGCGGCGCAGAATCGCCTTCTCCGCAACGATTTCGGCGTAGAACGAGGCGTTGGCGGCGGTGGGGACGGTTTGGGTCAGGGTGACCAGGTAGGGGGCGCCGCCGATGCGTTTGAGTTCACCGCGCCGGTCCAGGGTGGCGGCGACGGTGACGGGGTCGGCCGGTTCGCCGCGGCCGTAGAGATCGAGGACGGCGTCGTAGACGGCCTGGTGGGCCGGACGGTAGAAATCGCCGGGCCGGATGACCTCGACCACGTCGGCGATGGCGTCCTTGCTGAGCAGCATGCCGCCGAGTACCGACTGTTCGGCCGCCATATCGTGCGGGGGTTGCCGGCCGAAATCCTCACCCGGCTGGTCGTTGTAGTCCGAGTGCCCGCGATCGTCGACGACTGCCACTCGAACCGACCGTCCTCTCTCATCGCACCGGCCCCATCATGCGCACCCGGTTCGACCTTATTGATGACTTGTTGTACGCCCGGGCACCGACACGTTGGGACATGTCACACCGGACGTCACCGGGTCTGCAGCTAACGATGTCGGAGCGTCGTAATCACGGCGCTACCGGCGCGCGGTCACGGTGCGGACATGAACCTAAGGGACCGAACTGGGGATCGCCAAACCGCCCTGTGGAAACAGCTGTGGATAAACTGGGTACAGTTCACCTGCTGTTGTGTAGGCCCTGTGCATCACCTGGGGACAACTAGGTATGCGAGAAGGCTATAACCAGGTAGACACGCCTTTTTCCAGTTACCCACATGTGGATTGAAATGGTGTCGGCGTGTCCCGGAACGTGAACAGCCGGGCGTGTTGGGTAAACACTGCTCTCGCGCGATATGACACAGATCACATAAGCGTCGGTCGGTTTTTCGAGTTGTCCACAAATCCCCAGAGAGCTGGGTAGAAAACGCGCGGATACCTTCGGCGGCGGGAACGCACAGTCGCCGTCGCGCTGGAGCAAATCTCTCGCAACTCTATCTGGCCGACTTCGATTTGTGTCCGGAACGCGACAAGACCCGTGAACACATCCCCCGACCGGCCGACACGCGCGCAGGCGAAGACCATCCCCGCGGACGAACCGTGGGGATGGTCTTCGACGAGCTGTCGTCCGCTGCCCGCGAGGGCGACGGGCGGAGGATCACTCCGCGGCAGCAACCTGCAGATCGAACTTGGCAACCACGTCGGGGTGCAGGTGCACCGAGACGGTGTGCTTGCCGGTGCTCTTGATGTGCGACTTCGGCAGCTCGATGCTGCGCTTGTCCAGCACCGGGCCACCGGCGGTCTTCACCGCACCGGCGACATCGGCGGCGGTGACCGAGCCGAACAGCTTGCCGGTGCCGGCGGTCTTCACCGACAGCGATACCGACTCGAGGCCCTCGATAGCGGCCTTGAGCTCCTGGGCGTGGCCCAGGTCGCGCACACGGCGGGCGTCCTGCGCCCGGCGAATGCCCTCGACCTGCTTCTGGGCGCCACGGGTGGCGACGATCGCCAGGCCGCGGGGCAGCAGGTAGTTGCGGCCGTAGCCGTCCTTGACCTCCACGGTGTCGCCGGGCGCACCGAGGTTGTCCACATCAGCAGTCAGAATCAGCTTCATTGTCTGCCTCCCGTTCTCAGCGAGCCGTGGACACGTAGGGCAGCAGCGCGACCTCGCGAGAGTTCTTCACCGCGACGGCGACGTCGCGCTGGTGCTGCACGCAGTTTCCGGTGACACGGCGGGCGCGGATCTTGCCGCGGTCGCTGACGAACTTGCGCAGCAACGCCGTGTCCTTGTAGTCGATGACGGCGCCGGTGCCCGAGCCGTCCTTCTTCGCCTTCTTGTCGTCCTTGCAGAACGCGCAAGCCTTCTTCTTCAGCACCTTTTCGCGTGCCGGTGCTTTGGCCATGGGTCTTCACTCCGTTTGCCTGGGAGCCGCATTCGCGGGCCCCGATATGTAAGCCGTCTCAGAACGGCGGTTCGTCGTCCATCTGGCCGCCCCCGAAGGAGCCGGCCGCGGGAGCGCTGCCCCACGGATCGTCGCCTGCGGAACCCTGTCCGCCGCGACCGCCACCGTTGGAGCCGCCGAAGCCCCCACCACTGCCGCCGGAATTGCCGCCACCGCTGTTGAAACCACCACCACCGCCGCCGCCACCGCGCGAGGTCTTGTTGACCTTCGCGGTCGCGTAGCGCAGGGAGGGACCGACCTCGTCGACCTCGAGTTCGACGACTGTGCGCTTCTCACCCTCGCGGGTTTCGTAGGAGCGCTGCTTGAGTCGTCCGCTCACGATGACGCGAGCGCCTCGGGTCAGGCTCTCGGCGACATTCTCCGCGGCCTCACGCCAAATGTTGCAGCGCAGGAACAGTGCCTCGCCGTCTTTCCATTCGTTGGCGTTGCGGTCGAACACCCGGGGAGTCGATGCGACGGTGAAGTTGGCCACCGCCGCGCCCGCGGGCGTGAATCGAAGTTCCGGATCTGCCGTCAGATTGCCGATGACGGTGATTACGGTGTCGCCTGCCATGGTTCCTCCTGGTCTTCGGTGCGATCAGCTGTGCACTCGCCTGTTGCGCTAGAGCCTAGAGTCAGGCAACGACAAGTGCGGCTTTCCGGCAGAGCTTCTCGCCAGGGGGATTACTTCTTGTCCTGTCGCAGCACCTTGGTGCGCAGCACGGACTCGTTCAGGCCCAGCTGACGATCGAGCTCGCTGACCGTATCCGGCTCCGCGGTCAGATCGACGACGGCGTAGATGCCCTCGGCGCGCTTCTCGATTTCGTAGGCCAGCCGGCGGCGGCCCCAGAGGTCTACCTTGTCGATCTTGCCGCCCTGCTGCGAGACCACACTGAGCATCTTGTCCAAGTTCGGACCGACAGTGCGCTCGTCCAGGTTCGGATCGAGGATGACCATCACTTCGTAATGACGCACGGGAACCCATCACCTCCTGTGGACTGGAAACGGCCACGGACTTTCCGTGGCAGGAGGGGTCGTTGCGTCAGCAACCCGACAAGGCTACATGAGCCGCTACCGGGCGCTCGCGGCCGGGTACCGGGTGCGAAATGGGTCTCCATCCCGATGATTACCGGCGTTCGTCCGATGGGCACCCTATCGTTGTGAACATGTCGAACCGACCCGCCGATCGTGTCGACCGCGGCGGTGGCGAGGACGTGACTGCGGGGGTGGCCACGTGGCCACAGCGGTAGCACGGACGCGTGGGGCCGGCCGGGCCGCGGCGGTCGCCGCGTTGCTGGCCTGCGCGGTCACGCTGATATTCGCCTATCTGAACAAGGCTCGCTGCGCGGGCGCTCCGTTCGACGAGGACGGCCGCAGCCTGGTGTTCGACCGCGTCAAGGACGCCGAGGTCTGCTATTCCGATATCCAGTTCCTGTGGCTGGGGCGCGGTATCGACGAACACCTCTTTCCGTATATCAGCGGTGGCATCACACCGGACGGCACGCTCACCGGCGGGGCGGTGGAATATCCGGTGCTCAGCGGGCTGCTGATGTGGCTCGGCGCCGCCGGAGCGAACGACGACGCCGCATTCCTGCTGCATTCGGCCCTGTTGCTGGCGCCGTTCGCGCTGCTCACAGCGTGGATGCTGGGCCGGATGTCGGGTGCGGTGGCGCTGCTCTGGTCGGTGGGGCCCCCGCTGGTGCTGTACGCGTTCCACAACTGGGAACTTCCGGTGGTCTGCACGGCGGTCGGCGCGGTCTACGTGGTCACGGTGCTGACCCGATATTCGTTGCGCACCAGGGGAATCATGGCGGCGATTCTGCTCGGCATCGGCTTCTGCCTGAAGCTCTATCCGGGGATCTTCGTACTGCCGCTGCTGCTCTACGTCCTTCTCGGCGAGCCGGATTTCGACGGCGAATCACATGCGGATGTCCCGCGCCGGGGGTACGACCCGCTGGGTGCGCTGGCGGCCGCCGGTGCGGCCCTGGCGACGGTGGTCGCGATCAATCTGCCCTTCGCGCTGCTCGGTTACGACGGCTGGCGGGCCTCGTTCACCTTCCAGCAGATGCGGCAGGCGGATATCACCACCAATTCGATCTGGTACTGGGGATTGCGGCCGATGTTCGCGGCGGGTGACGGCGGTGAGGCGTCGTTCCAGGAGGTCGTCTCCGCCGCGTCGCCGATACTGGTGGTCGCGTCGTTCGTCCTCGCGATGTGGTTGGGGTGGAAGCGTTTTCCGGCTCTGAGTTCCTACCCCTGGGTGGGTGTGAGCGGGGCGATGCTGTGTGGATTCCTCCTGTTCCACAAGGTGCACTCGCCGCAGTACACACTGTGGGTCCTGCCGTTCTTCGTCCTGCTCGAGGTGCCGTGGTCGGCCATCGGCGCGTATCTGCTGGCCGATCTGGCGCTCGGAATCGGGGTGTTCCGGTACTTCTACGCACTGGGCAGCGGGACGGCGGCGGATCTGGACGAGAAGCTGGTGCAGATCGGGGTCTGGGGCCGGGCGATTCTGCTGGTGTTCTTCTTCTTCGCATTCGTCCGTGCCCGGCCGCGCGGATATCGGCCGATGGTGTCGCCGCCGGCGCGGGTGCTGGTTCCGGCCCGGTGACTCCGAGGCGCCGCGATCATCGCTCGCCGTGCCGAGCGCGGAAGGTCGCGCTCTTGGCCCGGTTGCCGCACAGCGTCATATCGCACCAGCGTCGCGATCCCGCGCGGGAGGTATCGAGGTAGAGGCGAGTGCAGGCGTCGCGGCCGCACTGTTTGATCCGGTCGCGGTCGGACCCGCCCAGGAGTTCGACGGCAGTGGCCGCGATGCGTGCGAGCGCGTGATCGCAGTCGCCGCGGCGATCCACCCCACCGTCGGCGCGCAGGGCGATCACCGGTTGCGGGCCATCGGCGACTCGGTTGATCAGCTCACGATCGGCCTCGTGCCACGCCTGTCCCCGGACCGTGCCCACGGCCAGGCGGTACACGGCCTCGCGCAGATCGACCGCGCGGGCCAGGTCTCGCGCCCCGCATTCCGGCGCGCGGTCCAGTAGTTCGGCGGCGACCAGCCATTCGCCGAGCGCCGCCGGAGTGGTGAGCAGGTCGACGAAGCCGGCGTCGCGTTCCTGGACGGTGCCGGCGAAATCCAGGGCCCGGTTGCCGCTGACGAAGGTGAACACGAATCCATAGTAACCGCCTTGACAGGTTATTAGACCGGATGTCACCGTAATAACCGTCTGAGGTGGTTAGTCTGTGGAGGGATCGTGCGGAACCGATTGATGGAGACGGCCGCCCCCGTGGCCTTCGTCGTGATGTGGAGCAGTGCGTTCATCGCCGGGATCATCGGTGTCGGCGCGGCGCCCCCGATGGTGGTGCTGTTCGCGCGCTACGTGCTCGCCGGACTGGTGCTGACCCTGTATGCCGTACTCGCACAGGCGAAATGGCCGCGCGGCCGCGAACTGGCCCACGTGGCCGTCGCCGGATTGCTCATGCAGATGGTGCAGTTCGGGGCCTTTTACACCGCTATGGCCGACCATGTGTCCGCGGCGGTGATCTCCCTGGTACAGGGGCTCAATCCGGTGGTGATCGCGCTGTTCGCGGGCAGCGTCCTCGGGGAGAAGGTCACCGTGCGGCAATGGATCGGATTCGGGATCGGCGGGCTCGGTGTGGGATTGGCCGTGGTCGACCGATCCCACTTCTCGGTCGCCGGACTGCTGCTGTGCGTACTCGGCCTGCTGGGGCTGAGTCTCGGGACCGTCTACCAGAAGCGATTCGTGCCGCAGGTCGACGCCCGCACCAATACCGCGACGCACGTTCTGGTCAGTGCCCCGGTGGCCGGGGTGTTCATGCTCGCCGAGGGCGGTACGCGCATCGCCGACCCGCTGCGCTTCGCCGGATCGCTGGTGTGGATGGTGGCCATCAACGCCGTCGCGTGTTTCCTGCTGCTGAACGCGTTGCTGCGCCGGTGGGATGCCACCAGGGTGGGCCGGCTGTTCTTCGCCACCCCGGCGGTCACCGCGATCATGGCGTGGGTGTTCATCGCGCAACCGTTGCGGCCGTTGACGATTGCCGGATTGGGAGTGGGTGTCGCCGGCATGGTGCTGGCCTCGCGACGGACGGAGGCCGGCGCGCGGAGACGAGACCACAGGGCCGATGACCGCCTCGTGCGCAATCCGTTCGCTCGCTCATCTCGGGCTTCTCGGATCGCGGTGTGACGGGCATCGGCGGGTTCCATTGTCACAGAGCCGAACCGGGACGCCGACGGCGGGCGGATCAATGCCAGCGCTGCAGCAGCCGATTCGCCTCCGTGGCCAGGGCACGCTGCAGGAACGGGCCGAAACTGACCCGGGCGACGCCCAATTCGGCGAACCAGGCGCGATCGCCCTGATCGGGGATTCCGATCGCGTTGACCGGCAGCGGAAGTTCACTGCACAGCCGGCGCAGGATCTCCGGATCCCGCTGTCCCACCGGATACAGCACATCGGCGCCCGCTTCGGCGGCCAAGCGCATCCGTTCGAGTACCCGCTCGACGCGATCGGGCGTGTTCTGGTCCTCGCGCAGGAACAGATCGGTGCGGGCATTGACGACCACGTGGACCCCCGCCGCGTCGGCGGCCTGCCGCAGACCCGCCACGAAATCGGCATGCTCCTGCGGTTCGCGCAAACGCCCGCCCTCACTGTGCACCGAATCCTCGATATTCAGCCCGATCGCGCCGGCCTCGAGCAGTCCCTCGATCAGGCGGTCCGGCTTCAAGCCGTAGCCGGATTCGATATCGACCGAGACGGGGACGTCGACGGCGGCGGTGATCTCGCGGACACGGGCCATCGCCTCGGGGTAGGTCATACCCTCCTGATCGGATTTGCCCAGCGAATCGGCCAGTGGATGGCTGCCGACGGTGACCGCCGCGAACCCGGCCTCCTGCACCAGATTCGCCGACCACGCGTCCCAGACGGTCGGCAGGATCGCCGGATCGCCGGGGCGGTGGAGCCCGAGAAAGGTGGTGGCTTGCCCACTCAAAGAGGTCATGGATCGATCCTCACCCATCACCGCGGCCCGCGCCAGTGAGAACCGGCGTGGCCCGCGCCGTGAGAACCGGAGGTTTACGCGGTTTGCCGTACCCGCGGCCGCAGCGTGGGAGGTAACCACGCCGCCGCCGGATCCTGAGCGCGGTCCAGTACCCCTCCCACCGGATCGTCCACGCCGTCGGCGCGCACCGGATCCAGGGCCGGCCGATAGATCTGACGGACCACCAGCGCGCACAGGCCCAGCACCGCCAGATCGCGCAGCAGTACCGCGCTGGTGAACCACTGCTCGGGCACGCCCTTGTCGTCGGTGCCCAGGTAGTAGTACATGCGCGGGAACCACACCAGCGCGTCGATCGCCATCCACGACAGCAGGATTCGCCGATGCGGCAGCGCCAGCACGGCCAGCGGCACCAGCCACAGCGAATACTGCGGACTCCAGACCTTGTTGGTCAGCAGGAAGGCCGCGACCACCAGGAAGGCCAGCTGAGCCAGCCGGGGGCGGCGGGCGGCGGTCAGGGCGATATAGCCGATCACCGCGCAGGCGGATACGAAGAGCAGCAGCGACACCGTATTCAACGCGGTCGGGGTCTCGGTGGCGCC
The genomic region above belongs to Nocardia spumae and contains:
- a CDS encoding ornithine cyclodeaminase family protein → MLVLGRADVESALDADTLIDAMGPAMADLSADRVSAPNRTATVVAAGETFTGLLDMPAYVPSSGALTSKLVSVFPGNTGTEHPVRQAIVVVFDPRTGTPAAVLDGTSLTAARTAACSALSARLLARADSEILAILGTGVQARAHARFVSRVRPFRQVRVAGSDRDRTAAAAAALAAELDVEVAAAPFYQEALDGADVVCGATFAAEPAIRRAWLAPGTHVTSVGYHPSGREVDDETIAEALLFVESRDAALQAIPPNRDLAEPLQRGLISAADIRAELGELVAGTAVGRTDDRQLTLYKSVGVAVQDAAAAALVLSVAQERGLGVHAPM
- the dnaB gene encoding replicative DNA helicase; this translates as MAVVDDRGHSDYNDQPGEDFGRQPPHDMAAEQSVLGGMLLSKDAIADVVEVIRPGDFYRPAHQAVYDAVLDLYGRGEPADPVTVAATLDRRGELKRIGGAPYLVTLTQTVPTAANASFYAEIVAEKAILRRLVEAGTRIVQFGYAGADGQDVAEVVDRAQAEIYEVTERRSSEDFMPLEELLQPTMDEIDSIASRGGISLGVPTGFTELDEVTNGLHPGQMIIVAARPGVGKALALDTPLPTPSGWTTMGAVAVGDELLDAHGQSTRVLAATETMTERPCYEVEFSDGAVLVADAEHQWLTMARSGATRPRVRTTLEIESTLRDMAGQLDHRIPATPGRPERQIVDVRKVDTVPVRCVEVDNADHLYLAGRSMIPTHNSTLGMDFMRSCSIKHGLASVIFSLEMSRTEIVMRLLSAEAKIKLGDMRAGRMSDDDWTKLARRMSEISEAPLFVDDSPNLTMMEIRAKARRLKQRHDLRLVIVDYLQLMTSGKKVESRQQEVSEFSRSLKLLAKELEVPVVAISQLNRGPEQRTDKRPMVSDLRESGSLEQDADMVILLHRPDAFERDDPRGGEADLILGKHRNGPTATITVAHQLHLSRFVDMARG
- the rplI gene encoding 50S ribosomal protein L9; protein product: MKLILTADVDNLGAPGDTVEVKDGYGRNYLLPRGLAIVATRGAQKQVEGIRRAQDARRVRDLGHAQELKAAIEGLESVSLSVKTAGTGKLFGSVTAADVAGAVKTAGGPVLDKRSIELPKSHIKSTGKHTVSVHLHPDVVAKFDLQVAAAE
- the rpsR gene encoding 30S ribosomal protein S18, translated to MAKAPAREKVLKKKACAFCKDDKKAKKDGSGTGAVIDYKDTALLRKFVSDRGKIRARRVTGNCVQHQRDVAVAVKNSREVALLPYVSTAR
- a CDS encoding single-stranded DNA-binding protein, whose protein sequence is MAGDTVITVIGNLTADPELRFTPAGAAVANFTVASTPRVFDRNANEWKDGEALFLRCNIWREAAENVAESLTRGARVIVSGRLKQRSYETREGEKRTVVELEVDEVGPSLRYATAKVNKTSRGGGGGGGGFNSGGGNSGGSGGGFGGSNGGGRGGQGSAGDDPWGSAPAAGSFGGGQMDDEPPF
- the rpsF gene encoding 30S ribosomal protein S6 is translated as MRHYEVMVILDPNLDERTVGPNLDKMLSVVSQQGGKIDKVDLWGRRRLAYEIEKRAEGIYAVVDLTAEPDTVSELDRQLGLNESVLRTKVLRQDKK
- a CDS encoding glycosyltransferase 87 family protein, giving the protein MATAVARTRGAGRAAAVAALLACAVTLIFAYLNKARCAGAPFDEDGRSLVFDRVKDAEVCYSDIQFLWLGRGIDEHLFPYISGGITPDGTLTGGAVEYPVLSGLLMWLGAAGANDDAAFLLHSALLLAPFALLTAWMLGRMSGAVALLWSVGPPLVLYAFHNWELPVVCTAVGAVYVVTVLTRYSLRTRGIMAAILLGIGFCLKLYPGIFVLPLLLYVLLGEPDFDGESHADVPRRGYDPLGALAAAGAALATVVAINLPFALLGYDGWRASFTFQQMRQADITTNSIWYWGLRPMFAAGDGGEASFQEVVSAASPILVVASFVLAMWLGWKRFPALSSYPWVGVSGAMLCGFLLFHKVHSPQYTLWVLPFFVLLEVPWSAIGAYLLADLALGIGVFRYFYALGSGTAADLDEKLVQIGVWGRAILLVFFFFAFVRARPRGYRPMVSPPARVLVPAR
- a CDS encoding CGNR zinc finger domain-containing protein: MFTFVSGNRALDFAGTVQERDAGFVDLLTTPAALGEWLVAAELLDRAPECGARDLARAVDLREAVYRLAVGTVRGQAWHEADRELINRVADGPQPVIALRADGGVDRRGDCDHALARIAATAVELLGGSDRDRIKQCGRDACTRLYLDTSRAGSRRWCDMTLCGNRAKSATFRARHGER
- a CDS encoding DMT family transporter — translated: MRNRLMETAAPVAFVVMWSSAFIAGIIGVGAAPPMVVLFARYVLAGLVLTLYAVLAQAKWPRGRELAHVAVAGLLMQMVQFGAFYTAMADHVSAAVISLVQGLNPVVIALFAGSVLGEKVTVRQWIGFGIGGLGVGLAVVDRSHFSVAGLLLCVLGLLGLSLGTVYQKRFVPQVDARTNTATHVLVSAPVAGVFMLAEGGTRIADPLRFAGSLVWMVAINAVACFLLLNALLRRWDATRVGRLFFATPAVTAIMAWVFIAQPLRPLTIAGLGVGVAGMVLASRRTEAGARRRDHRADDRLVRNPFARSSRASRIAV
- a CDS encoding isocitrate lyase/PEP mutase family protein, producing the protein MTSLSGQATTFLGLHRPGDPAILPTVWDAWSANLVQEAGFAAVTVGSHPLADSLGKSDQEGMTYPEAMARVREITAAVDVPVSVDIESGYGLKPDRLIEGLLEAGAIGLNIEDSVHSEGGRLREPQEHADFVAGLRQAADAAGVHVVVNARTDLFLREDQNTPDRVERVLERMRLAAEAGADVLYPVGQRDPEILRRLCSELPLPVNAIGIPDQGDRAWFAELGVARVSFGPFLQRALATEANRLLQRWH